A region of the Roseiflexus sp. RS-1 genome:
TCGCGAAGACACCGACAGCGATCGACAGGACGACCAGGAGGGTGCGGGTTTTATTGCTCCAGACATCGGCGAAAACTTTGCGCCAGCGCGGGCTCAGCATCATGGCATGCTCCTTGAAGATACCTGCTGGTGGGACGAATGCAGAGCGTTCAGAGTTGCGCTGAAACTGAGCAGGGGTGGTGGTTTGTCTTCTCAAGCACATGTCTAATATATCACCAACATGCCGCTTATACTCTTCTAACACTGTGACGCTATAGAATCTAGTGTCAATTTCCCAAAACACACAGAACACGCAATCCGATAAGGAGGCGAGCCTATGCATGTTCGACCATTAGGCGATCGGGTTGTCGTCAAGCCCAAACCCAGGGAAGAAAAGACCAAAGGCGGCGTCATCCTGCCTGATACCGCCTCGAAAGAGCGGCCTATGCAGGGTGAAGTCATCGCCGTCGGACCGGGGCGGCACACCGATGACGGCAAACTCATCCCCATCAGCGTCGAAGTCGGTCAACAGGTGTTGTTCGCCAAATATGCCGGAACTGAATTCAAAATCGATGATGAAGAGTATCTGATCCTGCAAGAACGCGATCTGCTTGGCATCATTCAGGAGGAATAGCCTATGGCGAAACAGGTGATATTCAACGAGCAGGCGCGCGCAGCGCTCAAGCACGGCGTTGATACCCTGGCGCTCGCTGTGAAGACAACGCTTGGTCCTCGCGGGCGCAACGTTGCGATGGGCAAGAAATGGGGTGCACCCTCCGTCACCCATGACGGCGTCACCGTAGCGAAGGAGGTCGAACTGAAGGACCCCTTCCAGAATATGGGCGCCCAACTCCTCAAAGAAGCCGCCAGCAAAACGAACGATGTCGCCGGTGACGGCACAACAACGGCCACAGTGCTGGCGCAGGCGATGATCGACGAAGGATTGAAACTGGTCGCCGCAGGCGCCAACCCCATGATCTTCAAACGTGGTCTGGATAAAGGGCGCGAGGCGCTGGTTGCACGCATCAAAGAGCAATCGATCACCCTCAAGAGCCGTGACGAGATTCGCCAGGTAGCGACCATCTCCGCCCAAGACCCGGAGATCGGCGAGTTGCTGGCGACCATCATGGATAAGATCGGGCATGATGGGGTCGTCACCATCGAAGAGGGCAAAGGCACAACCCTGGAGTACGAACTGGTCGAGGGCATGCAGTTCGACCGCGGGTACATTTCGCCCTACTTCGTGACCGATTCGAGCCGCATGGAGGCGGTCATCGACGAGCCGTACATCCTGATCACCGACAAGAAGATCAGCGCCGTCAATGATCTGCTCCCGATTCTGGAGGCGGTGCTGGCGACCGGCAAGAAGGACCTGGTGATCATTGCTGAAGATGTCGATGGCGAAGCGCTGGCGACCCTGGTGGTCAACAAGATGCGCGGCACCCTCAACGCGCTGGCGGTGAAGGCCCCCGGTTTTGGCGACCGCCGCAAAGCGATGCTCCAGGACATCGCCATCCTGACCGGCGGCACGGTCATCAGTGAGGAGGTCGGGCGCAAACTCGACAGCGCCAAAGTGCAAGACCTCGGTCGCGCTCGCCGGGTGAAGTCGGACAAAGACAACACGGTGATTGTCGAAGGGTTCGGCGACAAGCAGGCGATCCAGGCGCGCATCCGGCAGCTGAAGCAGCAGATCGAAACCACGACATCGGACTACGACCGTGAGAAACTGCAGGAGCGCGTCGCCAAACTGTCAGGCGGCGTGGCGGTGATCAAGGTCGGCGCTCCGACCGAACCGGCGCTCAAGGAGCGCAAGGCGCGCGTTGAGGATGCGCTGAACGCGACCCGCGCCGCAGTCGAGGAAGGCATCGTACCGGGCGGCGGCATCGCGCTGTTGAACGCCATCCCGGCGCTCGATAATGTACAGACGCAGTTTGAGGAAGAGCGCATGGCGCTGAACATTCTGCGCCGCGCGCTGGAAGAGCCGCTGCGCCAGCTGGCGATCAACGCCGGTGAGGACGGCTCGGTGGTGGTGAATCAGGTGCGCACGCTCCAGCGTGAACACAACAATCCGAACTACGGGTTCGATGTGATGACCGGGAAATACGTTGATCTCATGCAGGCTGGCATCATCGACCCGGCAAAGGTGGTGCGCACCGCGCTCGAGAATGCGGTCAGCGTTGCAGGTATCGTCCTGACGACCGATGCGCTGATCACCGATGCGCCGGAGCCGAAGAAGAACGGTGCGCGCACGCCATCGATGCCGGAGGAGGAGTTCTGAGACGGGATGGGTCGTGAAGATTGAGCACCTAATCCGGTATTCGCTCTTGCCGTCGGGCTAATGGAGATTGAGCATTTAGAGCCTATCCGAATAACCCGGCGGCACGCACGGCGATCACGCCACAGGCGAAAAGGTTACAGTTTTTCGGATAGGCTCTGAGCACACCGGGTCGCGTGACTGTTTCGAGTGTCGGAACGACGAACCTTGTGCGACAGGGTGTTTCCGCTCGCCGCCTGGCGACTGAAGTCGCGGCTGGCAGGCGGGAAGCCCGCCTGCGCGGGCTTGAGGGAGCGCATCCCGCTCGCCCGTAGACAAGCCCGTCGGACTTCCACGTCGTAGCG
Encoded here:
- the groES gene encoding co-chaperone GroES yields the protein MHVRPLGDRVVVKPKPREEKTKGGVILPDTASKERPMQGEVIAVGPGRHTDDGKLIPISVEVGQQVLFAKYAGTEFKIDDEEYLILQERDLLGIIQEE
- the groL gene encoding chaperonin GroEL (60 kDa chaperone family; promotes refolding of misfolded polypeptides especially under stressful conditions; forms two stacked rings of heptamers to form a barrel-shaped 14mer; ends can be capped by GroES; misfolded proteins enter the barrel where they are refolded when GroES binds) gives rise to the protein MAKQVIFNEQARAALKHGVDTLALAVKTTLGPRGRNVAMGKKWGAPSVTHDGVTVAKEVELKDPFQNMGAQLLKEAASKTNDVAGDGTTTATVLAQAMIDEGLKLVAAGANPMIFKRGLDKGREALVARIKEQSITLKSRDEIRQVATISAQDPEIGELLATIMDKIGHDGVVTIEEGKGTTLEYELVEGMQFDRGYISPYFVTDSSRMEAVIDEPYILITDKKISAVNDLLPILEAVLATGKKDLVIIAEDVDGEALATLVVNKMRGTLNALAVKAPGFGDRRKAMLQDIAILTGGTVISEEVGRKLDSAKVQDLGRARRVKSDKDNTVIVEGFGDKQAIQARIRQLKQQIETTTSDYDREKLQERVAKLSGGVAVIKVGAPTEPALKERKARVEDALNATRAAVEEGIVPGGGIALLNAIPALDNVQTQFEEERMALNILRRALEEPLRQLAINAGEDGSVVVNQVRTLQREHNNPNYGFDVMTGKYVDLMQAGIIDPAKVVRTALENAVSVAGIVLTTDALITDAPEPKKNGARTPSMPEEEF